One region of Gossypium raimondii isolate GPD5lz chromosome 6, ASM2569854v1, whole genome shotgun sequence genomic DNA includes:
- the LOC105773591 gene encoding nuclear pore complex protein NUP1, which produces MEETTETTPSYSLQDQATTERGAGGKLRRQPPRRTPTTPYARPQQNQSLRGRLLSKLVDPACRLIASGASRILPSLFLKPLNNDSLPPPEPQAHGELDEDIEEHTNEEDQSCYSTLVVSRTAGTIRTTDGPKAGSGIAEHRKGNQGDIRDDGLSEIEKLMKGKTFSRDEINRLIGIINSKAVDVPQVDQEDRNLTLSTGGAKGPIVSQNLRWPTEEKQDDLNIATTTRDLATPLPKPTLLNDTAPSPIEIAKAYMANRTSESNLGSKSIISEDERPTMLANDFASEPFVPFASPKPSTCWPGSMVHDQRSYLTPQSQRGRFGLHNIPRTPYSRTIYSKSKSKMAHVRGEGDAFLNGSFSPLQQSQTPAYGQLRSNMVDKGYGSVGPIRRICHKGSAEIPSRGSIYSHSSLNDPFPVGNSNVSKSQFSSIKKNLEQGGAISSSDIQSVDGNRSSEMGIPPVHPHSSQMARTILEHLERTLVTPKKKSEELKIATSWKKSQSSDVNAAVSAEHNDLPNLGLDSSKSRDKLNNRSSAPWNDNPISVASPESTIEAKNVTKTSASNLKVDSTVTMLGNNAGSLLDCGKTQDSQMKTAHKDLPKFTGAAVSEAPCEGLLKASSNSSGNKPVLASISVTKPEQRWMFTSDNSTGFTFPVSASSGVSSEPPTPTIMPFLSGSSQHQPKEELTEPSYSFGLNRSSPALVFSFPSTSGATNHVDASDISFNFGSDRSSRICFSPIGKNTICH; this is translated from the exons ATGGAAGAAACCACCGAAACGACGCCGTCCTACTCATTGCAAGATCAGGCTACGACAGAGCGCGGCGCCGGCGGGAAACTAAGGAGGCAACCGCCGCGTCGAACACCCACCACACCCTACGCCCGTCCTCAGCAGAACCAATCCTTACGCGGTCGCTTACTCTCCAAACTCGTCGATCCGGCTTGCCGTCTCATAGCCAGCGGCGCCTCTAGAATCCTCCCCTCTCTCTTCTTGAAACCCCTCAACAACGATTCTCTCCCGCCGCCAGAACCTCAAGCTCATG GTGAGTTGGACGAAGATATAGAAGAACATACTAATGAAGAAGATCAAAGTTGTTATTCAACT TTAGTAGTGTCCAGAACAGCTGGTACTATTCGGACAACTGATGGACCAAAGGCTGGTTCTGGCATTGCTGAACATAGAAAAGGCAACCAGGGTGACATTAGAGACGATGGGCTTTCAGAAATTGAGAAGCTAATGAAGGGGAAAACATTTTCGAG GGATGAAATCAATCGTCTAATAGGGATTATAAATTCAAAGGCTGTTGATGTTCCTCAAGTTGATCAAGAAGATAGGAATTTAACCCTATCTACTGGAGGTGCCAAGGGACCTATAGTTTCTCAAAACCTGAGATGGCCAACTGAAGAAAAACAGGATGATCTGAATATAGCTACAACTACAAGGGATTTGGCAACCCCACTTCCGAAGCCAACT CTCCTAAATGATACTGCACCTTCACCAATTGAAATTGCAAAAGCATACATGGCAAACCGGACATCAGAATCAAACCTAGGTTCTAAGAGTATTATATCAGAAGATGAAAGACCAACAATGCTTGCTAACGATTTTGCATCAGAACCATTTGTTCCATTTGCTTCACCGAAGCCATCCACATGTTGGCCAGGTTCCATGGTACATGATCAGCGTAGTTATCTAACTCCACAAAGTCAAAGAGGTAGATTTGGACTTCATAACATTCCAAGAACCCCTTACTCCAGAACCATCTATTCAAAATCTAAATCCAAG ATGGCTCATGTACGAGGCGAGGGTGATGCTTTCCTGAATGGTTCATTCTCTCCTTTACAGCAATCACAAACTCCTGCATATGGGCAG TTGAGGAGCAACATGGTGGATAAAGGTTATGGATCTGTGGGACCCATTCGCAGGATTTGTCATAAGGGCAGTGCAGAAATTCCATCCAGAGGATCTATTTATTCTCATTCATCATTAAATGATCCTTTTCCAGTGGGAAATTCCAATGTTTCCAAAAGTCAATTTTCTTCAATCAAGAAGAATTTGGAACAAGGAGGCGCCATTAGCTCCTCAGATATTCAATCAGTAGATGGTAATAGGAGCTCTGAAATGGGTATCCCACCTGTTCATCCTCATTCCAGTCAGATGGCTAGGACAATATTGGAGCATCTTGAGCGAACTCTAGTGACTCCTAAGAAGAAGTCTGAGGAGTTAAAGATAGCCACTTCATGGAAAAAATCTCAGTCTTCGGATGTTAATGCTGCTGTTTCAGCGGAGCACAACGATTTGCCAAATTTAGGACTTGATTCTTCTAAAAGCAGGGATAAATTGAACAATAGAAGCTCTGCTCCATGGAATGATAACCCAATTTCTGTCGCTTCTCCAGAAAGTACCATTGAGGCTAAGAATGTGACGAAAACTTCTGCTTCCAATTTAAAAGTTGATAGCACTGTTACAATGTTAGGCAATAATGCAGGGTCTTTACTAGATTGTGGAAAAACTCAGGATTCTCAAATGAAGACTGCACACAAG GATCTCCCAAAGTTCACCGGTGCTGCAGTGTCTGAGGCACCATGTGAGGGTTTGCTAAAGGCCTCATCTAATTCTTCGGGAAATAAACCAGTTTTGGCTTCAATTTCTGTGACCAAGCCCGAGCAAAGGTGGATGTTTACTTCGGATAATAGCACGGGATTCACATTCCCTGTTTCTGCATCTTCCGGTGTGTCTTCTGAGCCTCCAACACCAACCATCATGCCATTTCTATCAGGTAGCAGTCAGCATCAACCCAAAGAGGAACTAACAGAACCTTCATATAGTTTTGGGTTGAACAGATCTTCTCCTGCCCTCGTTTTTTCATTCCCTTCAACAAGCGGTGCCACCAACCATGTTGATGCTTCGGATATTAGCTTCAACTTCGGATCCGATAGGTCATCAAGAATATGTTTCAGTCCAATTGGAAAAAATACCATATGCCACTGA